The Deinococcus hopiensis KR-140 sequence AGGCCCCGGCTCTGCCCTGGCGAACGCTGTGGGTGGAGGGCGGGCACATCACGGTGGGCGCACATGACCCGGAGCGGGAAATGGCCCACACCTTCCTGCCACGCCCGCCTGGCTCCGGCGACCTGGTGCAGCTGCGGGACGTGCAGGTGTACCGCAACGGTCACCTCGCCCTGGGACCCCTGACCTGGACGTGGCGGACGGGGGAACACTGGCTGGTGACGGGTGAGAATGGCAGCGGCAAAAGCACCCTGGCACGGCTGATCGCGGGCGAACTGCACCCGGCGTTGGGGGGCCGCGTGGAACGTCCCTACCTGTCCCGGGACCTGCTGACCGAGCGGCGGCGCACGGTGGGCCTGGTGGGGTCAGAGGTGGGCATTCGCCAGCGGCGCGCCTGGACAGGCCGTGAAATCATCGGCAGCGCGTGGAGCGGCGCAGAGGGCTTCTTGCCCGAGCCCAGCGCCGAGCAGGCCGGGCAGGCGCAGGCATTGGCTGAGCATCTCGGCCTGACCGCCCTGCTGGAACGCTCTTCGGAAACGCTCTCGCAGGGGCAACTGCGCCGGTTGCTGCTCGCCCGCGCGGTGGTCCATGCTCCGCGCCTCCTCATCCTGGACGAGGGGCTGGACTTTCTGGATCCTCCCTCGCGCGCCCGTTTTCTGGCATTGCTGCCTGAGCTGGCGCGCCAGGGCACCCACGTGATGGTGATCGCCCACCGGGAGGAGGACGCCACGCCCGGCCTCACCCACCACCTGCACCTTTCGGGCGGCGTGATCGAGACTCAGACCGAACGCTGAGCTTCCAGCGCGTCAGCCAGAGCGTGCAGGTAGCCTCCCAACGCCTCCGGTCCCTCGACCTGCGCGTTGGCGTGGGGCGTGAGCAGGGGGAGCCGCCCGAGCTGCACCGCAAAGCCGGCGAGTTTCAGCATGGCCTCGTCGTTGTCGCTGTCGCCAAAGGCCACCGTCTGCTCGAGCGGAAGGCCAAGCCCCTCGGCGATCAGCGCGAGCGCCGCGCCCTTATGGGCGTTTTCGGGCGTGACGGTCAGAAACTGGGTGTACGGCTCCTGCGCGCCTGTCAGGACGAGGTGTGGGTGCCGGGCACGCAACCGGGCCGCAAAATCTGCGACGCCAGGATGGTAGAATCCGACTTTCAGCACGCCTTCTCGCGGGGCCTCGGAGAGGGGCCGGAAGCCGCGCGCCTGCAACCAGGGCTCCGGCTCGCGCCCGGCTGGCAGGTCCACATACAGGGCGTCGCGGGTAAAGACAATCACGCGGGCGTCGCCGAGCTCGTGCGCGAGCACCGCCTGCAGCTCAGCGGCACTGAAGCGGGCCTCCGTATGCAACTTTCCCCCGATTTCCACCCGCCCGCCGTTGTTGGTGGCGATGGCGTCGGGGAGTGCGGCCTCCCGCACGGGGCGCGGGGCCGTGTCCCGCCCTGTAATGATCGCCAGCCGCACCCCCAGGGTCCGCAACCGCGCGAGCGCTTCCACCGTGACGGGCGGCACCTCGCGGCTCTGCTCGGGAATCAGGGTGCCGTCGAGGTCAAAGGCAAGCAGCAGCGGCAACGTGGGGGCAGGCAGGCGCGGAATCACGGTGGGCATTATCGGGCAGGAGGCTGACCGCTGAGCGCTTATGGGGCCACTCCGCAAAAAACCCGCCCACCGGCGAGGGTGGGCGGGCAACGCGGCGCGGGGCTTATTCGCCCTGGCCGGTCTCGGGGGAGTCCTGAGCGGGGGCCGTGCCGGTCACGGAGGCCTGCGCCACCGCCTTGGCCGCTGTGGCGCGGGCGGCGTCCTTCATCACGCGGCTGCGGTCACTCTTGATGCGGGCGGCCTTGCCGCGCAGTTCACGCAGGTAGTACAGCTTGGCGCGGCGAACCTTGCCGCGCTCCAGCACGGTGATCTTGGCGACGAGAGGGCTCGAGAAGGGAAACACACGCTCCACGCCCTCACCGAAAGAGATCTTACGGACGGTAAAGCTCTTGCGGCTGCCCGTGCCGTTGATGGCGATGACCACGCCCTCGTAGGCCTGGTTGCGGGTGCGGTTGCCTTCGACGACCTTCGTCTCGACGCGCACGGTATCGCCGGGCTGGAAGTCGGGGTGGCCTTCCTTGATGTGGCCCTGTTCGATGGCGCGCAGGATCGCGCCACGGTTAACTTTCACGGTGCTCTGCATGGGGACTCCTTTGGGCAGCGGACCGCCCCACATCCCCCTAAAGGGGGCAGAGGCGTTCTTACTCCGGGTAACAGTTCCTGGCGCGCCTTGGCGCGGGAAACCGGACCGAAAGAGTATACGTGCCGGGGCGGCGCGGCTCAAGGGGGGAGGTGCAGGGGAATGGGGAGACAACGCCCCTGGAGCCCCCCACCCCTTTCTTTGGGCCGTTCCGGTTCCTTCGGGCCACACCAGTTGCGGCGCAAGGCCCGCCAGGCAAGAGGGTGAACACCCACACCGCACGTTCAGCCCCCGCTCGCAACCCAGTATCGCCGAATGGGTTTGTCGCGGAAATCCACGCGAACTCGCCCTCCAGCTTGCCCCCGTTCGCCCCGATGACCCCGCGCGAGGTCAGATTGGCCACGTCGCAAGTCACGAGGACGCGCGAGATGCCAGCCCCCGCAACCGCTCCAGCCACAGGGCCAGCAAGGGCCAGCAGCTGTAGATCCCCCCGTCCCTGCGCAGAGGGCCCCGGGCCCCGGACCTCGCCGCTGATGTGGCCGCCAAAGAGGCGCAGGCAGTCATTGAGGCTGCACCTGATCTTGGCCTGGCCCCCAGGTACGTCTCGCCCTCCACCCGCCAGCGCTCCTCGGCGTGGACGCGGCCCTGCAGCACGGCGAGGTGAGGAGCGGCCCGGATCAGCGTAGAGGGTGGCAGGCGAGGGCACCCTCTGCCGCACGGCACAGGCCGTCCTTGAAAGACGGACGGGACAGACCAGCGCAGGCAAGGGAATTCACCACGAACGCTGGTCAATTCGGCCTGAATTTCCGCCTCCGGCACGGTCTTTCGCCCGGAGTGGAGCGTATGATTCGGGACGTGAAGGACCTGGCTTTCGACGTACTCGACCTCGGGATGATGCCCTACCGCGAGGCGTGGCAACTTCAGCGCGAGCACCACGCGCGGGTGGTGGCGGGCGGACAGCCCGCGCTGCTGCTTGTGGAACACCTGCCGGTGCTGACGTTGGGCCGGGGCGCGCGCGAGGGCAACAACATCCTCGTGACGCGCGAGTACCTCGCGGGCCAGGGCATCGAGGTGCTGGAAGTTGAGCGTGGCGGAGACGTGACCTACCACGGACCGGGTCAGCTGGTGGCCTACCCGATCTTTCCGGTGGGCCGTAAGGTGCGCGATTTTCTGCGACTCCTGGAGGCAGCGACCATCAATGCACTGGAAACGCTCGGCCTGCCCGATGCCCGCCCCAATCCCGGCTATGCCGGGGTGTACGTGGACGCCCGCGAGGTCAACGGGCGCGAATACGACCAGAAAATCGCCTCCTTCGGCGTAGCGGTCAAGCGGCATGTGGCCCTGCACGGCCTGGGCCTGAACGTCACCACCAACCTCCAGCACTTCGAGTTGATCGTGCCGTGCGGCCTCTCCGGTACCCAGATGACAAGCGTGGCACGCGAGTACGAATTGCGCGGCCTCTCCCGTCCGGCGGGCGTGGGGGAAGCCAAAGTGGCCCTTACCCAGGCCTTTCATACCACCTTCGCGACCTATGACTGGTCCCTGCCGGAAGCGCTGACCACGCCACCCACCCCCACCCTCACAGGGAGGCCTACATGACCCAGAAGCCCAGCAGCACCGAACCCCGCTTTATCAAAAACGGCATCTACCGCAAGGACAGCACCCCGGTCCGCGAGAAAAAACCCGAGTGGCTCAAGGTCACCATCCCCACCGGCAGCGTGTACGGCGAGGTTCGCAAAATCGTCAAGGAACACCGCCTGCACACGGTCTGCGAGGAAGCGATGTGCCCCAACATCGGCGAGTGCTGGTCGCGCGGCACCGCGACCTTCATGCTGATGGGCCACATCTGCACCCGCGCGTGCCGCTTCTGCGCGGTGGACACCGGCAACCCGATGGGAAAGCTGGACCTGGACGAGCCCCGCGGCGTGGCCGAGTCGGTCCAGTTGATGGGCCTGAAATACGTCGTGCTGACCTCGGTGGACCGCGACGATCTGCCCGACGGCGGCGCGTACCACTTCGCCAAGACCGTGCAGGCGATCAAGCGGGAGAACCCGGGCACGCGTGTGGAGGCCCTCACGCCTGACTTCGGCGGGAATACGGCCTGCGTGGACCTCGTGCTGGAAAGCGGCGTGGACGTGTACGCCCAGAATCTGGAGACCGTGCGCCGCCTGACCCACCCGGTACGCGATATCCGCGCGAGCTACGAGCGCACCCTGGGCGTCCTGGCCCACGCCAAGAAGTCCCGCCCCGACGTCATCACCAAGACGAGCATCATGCTGGGTCTGGGCGAGACGCGGGAAGAGATTCGGGAAGCGATGGCCGATTGCCGCGCCCATGGCGTGGACGTGCTCACCTTCGGCCAGTACCTGCGCCCCACCATGCACCACCTGCCCGTGGAGCGCTACGTCTCGCCCGCCGAGTTTGACGAGATCCGCGAAGAGGGAATGGCGCTGGGCTTCCTCGAAGTGGTGGCCGGGCCGCTGGTCCGCTCCTCGTACAAGGCCGAGCAGATCGTGATGGACAAGCCCGGGAACCTGCCTGACCACCTCGCGCACCTGGAGGGCGGCGAGCAGCTCTCGCTGATCTGAGGCGTGGAACGGCTGAACGCCTGCGTGGACGTGGATTACCGGGGGGAGGAGGCGGTGGCGGCCTGCCTCCTCTTTCGCCACTGGAAGGATGCGCAGCCGCTGGAGGCCCGCACGGCGCGCGTCTCACCGGTTGCGCCCTATGAGCCGGGGCAGTTCTACAGGCGGGAACTGCCCTGCCTGCTGGCGGTGCTTTCCCCCCTTCTCCCCCAGCTCGGCACCGTGGTGGTGGACGGACACGTATGGCTGAGCCCCGGTCAGCCTCCCGCTCCCGGCCTCGGGGCCCACCTGTACGCGGCACTGGGAGAGCAGGTGGGGGTCATCGGCGTGGCGAAAACGGCTTACCGGGGCGCTCCAGCGGTGGAAGTGCAGCGCGGTGTGGGAACCCGGCCCCTCTACGTGACGGCCACCGGGATCGCCATCATGGACGCCGCCAGGCACGTGCAGCAGATGCATGGCCCACACCGCCTTCCGACGCTGCTGAAGCGGGTAGACCAGCTGTGCCGCCGGGCCTGATCCAGACTGCTCCTGATTTCAGGCCCTGTTCAGAAACCGGCTGCAGGGGTTCCACCGCTGTCCCGCACCACACCAGCCGACAAAAGGAAAACCCCCTCACGCGGAGGGGGTTTTGTCTGGCGCGCCCGAAGAGATTCGAACTCCTGGCCTTCTGATCCGTAGTCAGACGCTCTATCCAGCTGAGCTACGGGCGCGTACGGGAAATTGCGGTGAAACTTGGCGAAGAGGGAGGGATTCGAACCCTCGATACCTTGCGGTATACACCCTTAGCAGGGGTGCGGTTTCAGCCACTCACCCACCTCTCCAGATTGTCGTGCTGGGGCCTGCCGAAGCCTGCTGTAGGTACTGGCGAGGGGTGAGGGATTCGAACCCCCGGTAGGTTGCCCTACTACGGTTTTCAAGACCGTTGCCTTCAACCACTCGGCCAACCCCCCTTACGGTGGGTGCGTCCCGGAGCCTTCCCGGTGGGAACCGTTCCGAGCGCGAAAGGAAGTATAGGGACCTCCCCCCACCTTGTCAACGTGTGGCCGCAGGCCGCACCTTCACCGTCCCCCGCCTCCTTCCGGGTGGCGCCGCGAATGGCCGCAACGAGGCGCTCGGCTTCCGCAGGAAGCGGCACCTCCAGCGCAGCGGGCAGCGCCGCCTGAAGGTCCAGCAGGACGCCGCATTCCACCCGCCCAGCAGGGCAGGCAGGTCGTGGACGCCCACCTTGGAGCGCGCACCCTCCTGGTGGGGACGGTGCGCAGGCCCACAGGTCCGCCAGCGGCAGGAGACGGCCAGGATCAAAGGCGGAACTGCCGTCAAAGTCGGCCTCGTGCATCTCAGAGATTTTGCGCTTGGCGGGAACGCGCCGAGGGCAGGGGAGCGGTCCAGCCGCCGCACAATGCACCTGGCCGCCTCGGCGGGCGAAGGGGGCGGGCCGTGCCTCATAGGGACGCCGCTGGCAAAGCGCACGGGCAGCGTTTCCAGCTTGGTTCGCGGGCCCACGGCCAGCCGCGGCGGGGCATGAAGCCCACCGCATCCGCCAGGGGAGCCCACCCGCTGTACGCCAGCCGTTCGCCCCCACTTTCCCCCGGTGGGGCAGCGAAAGGAGACCCGTGCCGGCCGGGGGCATACCGCAGACCAGCCGGTACGGGAGAAAAGGCTTCCAGCGCAAGCATCTGCGGATATCTGCCCCCGTACAGCGCGAGGTCCGCTCCCCGTCGTCAGCCCCCCCTTCCCGAGCCTCCCGACGGAAATGCCGTAGGGCTGCCTGCCGTTGCGGGCGCAGCAGTTGCCAGCCGCCGACCGAAGACGGGCTGCTCCGGATCCAGCCACACCTTGCGTTTGCCCGCGCGCGCGGCCTACCGCCCATGCCGAGGACGGGTTGCGCGCCGTGAATTGGTTCGGGGCCATGGAGGACCCTTCCGGAACCGTGGAGGGCAGGGCGCCGCCAGGTTGGAAAAGGGAGGGAACAGCAGGGCCTACCACTCCAGGGCTGCGTGGCGGGCACGCAGCAACCAGGCCTCCACCCGGGCATAATCGGGGCGCTCGGGCAGAGGCGTGGAAGCGTAGGCCCGGCCGAATTCAGCGTGAAGCGAAAGCCGCCAGCGCTCCACTTCCGCCCACGGCACTTCCCCACGCTTGATGGCGAGGAGCAGCTCCCGCCGCTCGCCCACATGCACCTCCATCTCGCCGCGCGAGAGCACCGCCACGCCGCTCAGGAGCAGGCGCAGCAGGTGCATGGCGTGTTTCCAGCGCACCTCGCCGTGCTGGCGCAAGTCGGCCTCCAACCGCTTGAATTGGCCCATCACGTAGCCGTTGTAGGTCTGATACACCAGGCGGCTCAGGAAAGCGTCGCGAACCGACAGCAACTCGGTGGCCAGGGGTGTGGCGCGCTGCACCAGGGGACTGTGCAGCACCTCCAGCACGTTAGGGTTGGCCTTCAGGGCCAGCAGCACAAACTTGCGGGCTTCCCAGTACACTTCCTCGCCGAATTCCAGCTGTTCGGGCACCTCCGCCAGACCCCAGTGGTCCCGGGCAGGCGGCAGGTAAAAGCCGCGCAGGTCCGTGTCACTCTCGGAGGTGGCGAGCCCGAAGGCCCGGCTGCCCACCACGCAGCGGTACTGGATATAGGGCGTAAAGTCCCGCTCGGCGTCCGGCAGGGCATTTTTCTCGTGCCGCCGCACGGTGAGGGCCGCGCGGGCCAGCGTGGCTTCGGTGCCGTCGGCAAAGCGCACCCGGTAGGCATGTCCGGGATCACCGGGGGCGCGGACAATCACCGCCACCGTCCCCGCCGGGTGTGCGGCGACGGGCAGGCGCGTCACGATGCTGGTGCCCACGGGCAACACGGGGGGTAAGGTCATGGCAGGGCTCCTGAGATGGGGGCGGGGCCCGGAAAGCCGATACCTCCGCGCTCCTCAGCGTAGTTCGCTTCGCCGGTGTGCGCCTATCCCTCATCTGGCGGATGGGTGGCCCAGATCGGCTGGGCTGCCCAACCCTCAAGGTGTCTTGCCCCCCGTCAAATCTGAGAGCCGCGACAGGCGGTGAG is a genomic window containing:
- a CDS encoding ATP-binding cassette domain-containing protein; translation: MTLPLVNLQNVTVRAGGRPLLQDVTLRLERGEALLLGGPNGGGKTSLLRLIAGEVAPVAGERVYGLGGEVQRSAVRARQTLSVVGPDAEGFYLGRDWAQTVRDVLLAGHEGGTLRLWDPTPVALSRLEDVTAMTGVGHLLERDFRTLSHGQRRRVILARALMPGPEALLLDEFTDGLSPAARNELGELLRAVHTSDVALVLATHRPEEAPALPWRTLWVEGGHITVGAHDPEREMAHTFLPRPPGSGDLVQLRDVQVYRNGHLALGPLTWTWRTGEHWLVTGENGSGKSTLARLIAGELHPALGGRVERPYLSRDLLTERRRTVGLVGSEVGIRQRRAWTGREIIGSAWSGAEGFLPEPSAEQAGQAQALAEHLGLTALLERSSETLSQGQLRRLLLARAVVHAPRLLILDEGLDFLDPPSRARFLALLPELARQGTHVMVIAHREEDATPGLTHHLHLSGGVIETQTER
- a CDS encoding HAD hydrolase family protein, which gives rise to MPTVIPRLPAPTLPLLLAFDLDGTLIPEQSREVPPVTVEALARLRTLGVRLAIITGRDTAPRPVREAALPDAIATNNGGRVEIGGKLHTEARFSAAELQAVLAHELGDARVIVFTRDALYVDLPAGREPEPWLQARGFRPLSEAPREGVLKVGFYHPGVADFAARLRARHPHLVLTGAQEPYTQFLTVTPENAHKGAALALIAEGLGLPLEQTVAFGDSDNDEAMLKLAGFAVQLGRLPLLTPHANAQVEGPEALGGYLHALADALEAQRSV
- the rplS gene encoding 50S ribosomal protein L19, giving the protein MQSTVKVNRGAILRAIEQGHIKEGHPDFQPGDTVRVETKVVEGNRTRNQAYEGVVIAINGTGSRKSFTVRKISFGEGVERVFPFSSPLVAKITVLERGKVRRAKLYYLRELRGKAARIKSDRSRVMKDAARATAAKAVAQASVTGTAPAQDSPETGQGE
- the lipB gene encoding lipoyl(octanoyl) transferase LipB, translating into MKDLAFDVLDLGMMPYREAWQLQREHHARVVAGGQPALLLVEHLPVLTLGRGAREGNNILVTREYLAGQGIEVLEVERGGDVTYHGPGQLVAYPIFPVGRKVRDFLRLLEAATINALETLGLPDARPNPGYAGVYVDAREVNGREYDQKIASFGVAVKRHVALHGLGLNVTTNLQHFELIVPCGLSGTQMTSVAREYELRGLSRPAGVGEAKVALTQAFHTTFATYDWSLPEALTTPPTPTLTGRPT
- the lipA gene encoding lipoyl synthase; translation: MTQKPSSTEPRFIKNGIYRKDSTPVREKKPEWLKVTIPTGSVYGEVRKIVKEHRLHTVCEEAMCPNIGECWSRGTATFMLMGHICTRACRFCAVDTGNPMGKLDLDEPRGVAESVQLMGLKYVVLTSVDRDDLPDGGAYHFAKTVQAIKRENPGTRVEALTPDFGGNTACVDLVLESGVDVYAQNLETVRRLTHPVRDIRASYERTLGVLAHAKKSRPDVITKTSIMLGLGETREEIREAMADCRAHGVDVLTFGQYLRPTMHHLPVERYVSPAEFDEIREEGMALGFLEVVAGPLVRSSYKAEQIVMDKPGNLPDHLAHLEGGEQLSLI
- a CDS encoding endonuclease V → MERLNACVDVDYRGEEAVAACLLFRHWKDAQPLEARTARVSPVAPYEPGQFYRRELPCLLAVLSPLLPQLGTVVVDGHVWLSPGQPPAPGLGAHLYAALGEQVGVIGVAKTAYRGAPAVEVQRGVGTRPLYVTATGIAIMDAARHVQQMHGPHRLPTLLKRVDQLCRRA
- a CDS encoding nucleotidyltransferase domain-containing protein translates to MTLPPVLPVGTSIVTRLPVAAHPAGTVAVIVRAPGDPGHAYRVRFADGTEATLARAALTVRRHEKNALPDAERDFTPYIQYRCVVGSRAFGLATSESDTDLRGFYLPPARDHWGLAEVPEQLEFGEEVYWEARKFVLLALKANPNVLEVLHSPLVQRATPLATELLSVRDAFLSRLVYQTYNGYVMGQFKRLEADLRQHGEVRWKHAMHLLRLLLSGVAVLSRGEMEVHVGERRELLLAIKRGEVPWAEVERWRLSLHAEFGRAYASTPLPERPDYARVEAWLLRARHAALEW